One region of Mangifera indica cultivar Alphonso chromosome 3, CATAS_Mindica_2.1, whole genome shotgun sequence genomic DNA includes:
- the LOC123210640 gene encoding uncharacterized protein LOC123210640 isoform X1 yields the protein MGKKELRDQKANERVEAVLKLLRKQAPLTTKQEKFCNYACVERFLRAKGDNVKKSAKHLRACLSWRESIGLENLTADEFSAELVEGVAFVAGNDEESRPVLVFRIKQDYQKFHSQKMFTRLIVFTVEVAIGAMSKNAEQLVMLFDASFFRSASAFMNLLLTSLKIAADFYPGRLFKAFVIDPPSLFSYLWKGVRPFVELSTAVTLVSSLDFEESLEFNDFSAYPRASSLRFETPSVKSTAKIGSCSSSRFSFTVSHHFDSLKPWYLSLTDTSSAKVGPTSRCPMGPALVSPLSARSLSFASPAVRTPRSGINGRKSLFPSTPLPQRSKGSEPIKIAHPRTPRPSALLQSPAMFFRKDCHVSVRTDKSRESFLPFLKFYRRPYDEMVYRSKMRPPLGGLISIVSPYVKRRPMSESQRF from the exons ATGGGAAAGAAAGAACTGCGAGATCAGAAAGCCAATGAGAGAGTTGAAGCTGTCCTCAAGCTTCTCAGAAAACAAGCACCTCTCACTACCAAACAG GAGAAGTTCTGCAACTACGCTTGTGTTGAGCGCTTTCTGAGAGCAAAAGGTGATAACGTGAAGAAGTCCGCCAAGCACTTAAGGGCTTGCCTTTCTTGGAGAGAGAGCATCGGCTTAg AGAATTTAACAGCTGATGAGTTCTCAGCTGAGCTCGTCGAGGGAGTCGCTTTTGTGGCTGGTAATGATGAAGAATCCAGACCCGTACTG GTTTTTAGAATTAAACAAGATTATCAGAAGTTCCATTCTCAAAAAAT GTTCACTCGCTTGATCGTCTTCACTGTGGAAGTCGCCATTGGAGCTATGTCAAAAAATGCTGAACAGCTCGTGATGCTCTTCGACGCAA GCTTTTTCAGATCAGCTTCAGCTTTTATGAACTTATTGCTGACATCACTGAAAATTGCGGCCGACTTCTATCCTGGAAGGCTTTTCAAGGCTTTTGTCATCGATCcaccttctcttttttcttatcTATGGaag GGTGTCCGTCCATTTGTCGAGCTGTCGACGGCCGTCACGTTGGTGTCGTCGCTGGACTTTGAAGAATCACTGGAGTTCAATGACTTTTCAGCCTACCCACGGGCTTCGTCTCTCCGATTCGAGACACCGTCGGTGAAATCGACGGCCAAGATAGGTTCTTGCTCTTCCTCCCGATTTTCCTTCACAGTGTCCCACCATTTTGACTCTCTCAAACCATGGTACCTCTCTTTAACTGACACCTCATCAGCCAAGGTGGGACCCACAAGTCGATGTCCGATGGGCCCCGCTCTCGTCTCCCCGCTGAGCGCTCGTTCACTCTCGTTCGCATCGCCGGCCGTCAGAACTCCACGTAGCGGAATTAACGGTAGGAAAAGCTTATTTCCGTCGACACCGTTGCCGCAGCGAAGCAAGGGGAGCGAGCCAATCAAAATCGCCCACCCTCGAACACCACGTCCCTCCGCCTTGCTGCAATCACCGGCCATGTTTTTCAGAAAAGATTGCCACGTCAGCGTCAGGACAGACAAGTCTCGAGAATCGTTCTTaccatttttaaaattctacaGAAGGCCGTACGATGAGATGGTTTACAGGTCAAAGATGCGTCCTCCACTCGGCGGCCTAATCTCCATCGTCTCCCCATACGTCAAACGCCGCCCCATGTCGGAATCACAACGGTTCTAA
- the LOC123210640 gene encoding uncharacterized protein LOC123210640 isoform X2, with product MCSSLLQVYNNGVAKEKFCNYACVERFLRAKGDNVKKSAKHLRACLSWRESIGLENLTADEFSAELVEGVAFVAGNDEESRPVLVFRIKQDYQKFHSQKMFTRLIVFTVEVAIGAMSKNAEQLVMLFDASFFRSASAFMNLLLTSLKIAADFYPGRLFKAFVIDPPSLFSYLWKGVRPFVELSTAVTLVSSLDFEESLEFNDFSAYPRASSLRFETPSVKSTAKIGSCSSSRFSFTVSHHFDSLKPWYLSLTDTSSAKVGPTSRCPMGPALVSPLSARSLSFASPAVRTPRSGINGRKSLFPSTPLPQRSKGSEPIKIAHPRTPRPSALLQSPAMFFRKDCHVSVRTDKSRESFLPFLKFYRRPYDEMVYRSKMRPPLGGLISIVSPYVKRRPMSESQRF from the exons ATGTGTTCTTCATTGCTTCAAGTTTACAATAATGGTGTAGCTAAA GAGAAGTTCTGCAACTACGCTTGTGTTGAGCGCTTTCTGAGAGCAAAAGGTGATAACGTGAAGAAGTCCGCCAAGCACTTAAGGGCTTGCCTTTCTTGGAGAGAGAGCATCGGCTTAg AGAATTTAACAGCTGATGAGTTCTCAGCTGAGCTCGTCGAGGGAGTCGCTTTTGTGGCTGGTAATGATGAAGAATCCAGACCCGTACTG GTTTTTAGAATTAAACAAGATTATCAGAAGTTCCATTCTCAAAAAAT GTTCACTCGCTTGATCGTCTTCACTGTGGAAGTCGCCATTGGAGCTATGTCAAAAAATGCTGAACAGCTCGTGATGCTCTTCGACGCAA GCTTTTTCAGATCAGCTTCAGCTTTTATGAACTTATTGCTGACATCACTGAAAATTGCGGCCGACTTCTATCCTGGAAGGCTTTTCAAGGCTTTTGTCATCGATCcaccttctcttttttcttatcTATGGaag GGTGTCCGTCCATTTGTCGAGCTGTCGACGGCCGTCACGTTGGTGTCGTCGCTGGACTTTGAAGAATCACTGGAGTTCAATGACTTTTCAGCCTACCCACGGGCTTCGTCTCTCCGATTCGAGACACCGTCGGTGAAATCGACGGCCAAGATAGGTTCTTGCTCTTCCTCCCGATTTTCCTTCACAGTGTCCCACCATTTTGACTCTCTCAAACCATGGTACCTCTCTTTAACTGACACCTCATCAGCCAAGGTGGGACCCACAAGTCGATGTCCGATGGGCCCCGCTCTCGTCTCCCCGCTGAGCGCTCGTTCACTCTCGTTCGCATCGCCGGCCGTCAGAACTCCACGTAGCGGAATTAACGGTAGGAAAAGCTTATTTCCGTCGACACCGTTGCCGCAGCGAAGCAAGGGGAGCGAGCCAATCAAAATCGCCCACCCTCGAACACCACGTCCCTCCGCCTTGCTGCAATCACCGGCCATGTTTTTCAGAAAAGATTGCCACGTCAGCGTCAGGACAGACAAGTCTCGAGAATCGTTCTTaccatttttaaaattctacaGAAGGCCGTACGATGAGATGGTTTACAGGTCAAAGATGCGTCCTCCACTCGGCGGCCTAATCTCCATCGTCTCCCCATACGTCAAACGCCGCCCCATGTCGGAATCACAACGGTTCTAA